The proteins below come from a single Corylus avellana chromosome ca3, CavTom2PMs-1.0 genomic window:
- the LOC132176063 gene encoding uncharacterized protein LOC132176063, whose product MKSKRENDDLVEEEGFASESKRRKVMEEESSPSPPPLPIANPLAGLANYDDDDEEEEDERHRRAEQNGDRKEGGQQDDDDDDDDDDQHEQAYSQGKRSREVERRRDCPYLDTVNRQVLDFDFEKFCSVSLSNLNVYACLVCGKYYQGRGKKSHAYTHSLEAGHHVYINLRTEQVYCLPDGYEIDDPSLDDIRHVLNQRFTKEQVELLDKNKQWSRALDGSDYLPGMVGLNNIKETDFVNVTIQSLMRVTPLRNFFLIRENYKHSKSSLVHRFGELTRKIWHARNFKGQVSPHEFLQAVMKASKKRFRIGMQSDPVEFMSWLLNTLHADLKTKKNKSIIYDCFQGELEVVKEIHNKAVTEKKESSDDQIAVSKLTDGRIKHDADVAETSRMPFLMLGLDLPPPPLFKDVMEKNIIPQVPLFNILKKFDGETVTEVVRPRIARMRYRVTRLPQYIILHMRRFTKNNFFVEKNPTLVNFPVKNLELKDYIPLLTAKENEKLRSKYDLIANIVHDGKPDEGFYRVFVQRKSEELWYEMQDLHVSETLPQMVALSEAYMQIYEQQQ is encoded by the exons ATGAAATCCAAGAGAGAGAATGATGACTTGGTGGAGGAGGAAGGGTTTGCTTCAGAATCGAAGAGGCGGAAAGTGATGGAGGAGGAGTCATCTCCCTCACCGCCTCCTCTTCCCATAGCGAATCCTCTTGCCGGACTAGCGAATTATGATGACGATGAcgaggaggaggaagatgagAGGCATAGGCGTGCTGAGCAAAATGGAGATAGAAAGGAAGGTGGTCAacaagatgatgatgatgatgacgacgatGACGATCAACATGAGCAAGCATACAGTCAAGGAAAGCGAAGCCGTGAGGTGGAGCGCCGGAGGGACTGTCCTTATCTTGATACCGTTAATCGACAG gttttggattttgattttgagaagTTCTGCTCTGTGTCTCTCTCGAATTTGAATGTGTATGCATGTTTGGTCTGTGGGAAGTACTACCAAGGAAGAGGGAAAAAGTCTCATGCATATACTCACAGCCTTGAAGCAGGGCATCATGTTTACATCAATCTTCGGACTGAGCAGGTTTATTGCCTTCCCGATGGATATGAAATTGACGACCCTTCATTAGATGACATTCGGCATGTTCTGAATCAAAG GTTTACTAAGGAACAAGTTGAACTACTTGACAAGAACAAGCAATGGTCTAGGGCACTTGATGGTTCTGATTACCTCCCAGGAATG GTGGGCCTTAACAACATCAAGGAGACAGATTTTGTGAATGTCACAATACAATCTTTAATGAGAGTTACTcctttaagaaatttttttcttatccgtGAAAATTATAAACACAGCAAATCTTCACTTGTTCATCGATTTGGAGAACTCACACGGAAGATTTGGCATGCACGGAACTTTAAAGGACAG gTGAGCCCGCATGAGTTTCTGCAGGCAGTTATGAAAGCCAGTAAAAAACGGTTTCGGATAGGCATGCAGTCTGACCCAGTTGAATTCATGTCATGGCTTCTAAACACACTGCATGCTGAtcttaaaacaaagaaaaataaaagcattatcTATGATTGCTTTCAG GGCGAATTGGAGGTTGTGAAAGAGATCCATAACAAGGCTGTTactgagaagaaagaaagcagTGATGACCAGATTGCTGTTTCAAAACTCACAGATGGTAGAATTAAACATGATGCGGATGTGGCAGAAACTTCCAGAATGCCGTTCCTAATGCTTGGACTGGATTTGCCCCCACCTCCTCTTTTCAAAGATGTGatggagaaaaatataataccCCAG GTTCCACTCTTCAACATCCTGAAGAAGTTTGATGGTGAAACTGTCACTGAAGTTGTCCGTCCTCGTATAGCAAGGATGAGATATCGCGTTACCAGATTGCCACAGTATATTATTCTTCACATGCGTCGATTTACAAAGAACAACTTTTTTGTGGAGAAGAACCCTACATTAG TCAACTTTCCTGTGAAAAACCTGGAGTTGAAGGATTACATACCCTTGCTGACGGCCAAGGAGAATGAGAAATTGCGGTCGAAGTATGATTTGATTGCTAATATTGTTCATGACGGTAAACCTGACGAAGGGTTCTACCGGGTATTTGTACAGCGGAAGTCAGAAGAATTATG GTATGAGATGCAGGATCTGCATGTTTCAGAAACACTTCCTCAAATGGTTGCACTCTCTGAGGCCTACATGCAGATTTATGAGCAGCAGCAGTAA